The genomic DNA GACCGGGTTGGGCGTGGCGTATCGAGGCGAGACGAACGTCAACGCGGTCCTGGTAGAGGCCGGCCTTGCGCGGCTGAATCGGAATTACCTCAAAGGCCTGGCGCGGGACGAACTTTACGACCTGCTCCGCGCGGAACGAAAAGCCCGAGAGCAGGGGCTAGGCTTGTGGAACGAACAAAAATGAACTGACAGCCTGGGGGCCTCGCGAGTAATTCCTTCCCGTGCATCTGGCTCACCTACGGCTTCGGGACTTCCGCAATTACTCGCGCCTGGATCTCGATTTGTCGCCGGGGTTTCATCTTTTGATCGGGGACAACGCCCAGGGAAAGACGAATATTCTGGAAGCGATCTATCTGCTGGCGACCTTGCGCTCGTTTCGCGGAGTCGGTGGCGCGCAGATCACCCGGCACGATCAGCGCGGTTATTTCGTCGGCGCGCGCGTCATCGGCCCGGACGAGCACGAGATCAAAATGTACTGGTCCGCGCAGCAGCGAAAGCTCAGCCTGGATGGACGCCCGGTGCGAAAGCTGTCGGAATACTTTGGGCTTTTGCGCGCGGTAGTGTTCTGCACGGAGGATTTGCAGTTGGTGAAAGGCGCCGCGAGCCGTCGCCGCCGTTTTCTGGACTTGCTCCTGGCTCAAACCCAGCCCACGTATCTTCCTTTGCTCCAGCGGTACGCCCGGGCCTTGCGCTCCCGCAACGCCTTGCTGAAGCAGCGCCTGTCAGACCCGGCGGCGCTGGAAAGTTTCACACGCGAACTGGTCCTGACCGGGAATCAACTGACTCGATTTCGGCGCGAACTGCTGCCTCGCTTTTCTCCGCTGGCGCGCCTGGCGTATCTGCGGATCGCGGCCGAGGCGGAGGAGTTGCGTCTGGAGTATCAACCCTCCGTCCGGGCGGACTTTGCGGTCGAACTGGCCCAGTCCCGGGCGCGGGAACACGTGCTGCGCTCCACCGTCGTTGGCCCGCATCGCGACGAGCTGCGGTTGGTGCTGGAAGATCGGTTAGCGGCTCAATTTGCCAGCGAAGGCCAGAAGCGGTCGATTGCCATCGCTTTGAAAATGGCCCAGGCGGAATATCTGACCGGCATTCACGGAAGCGCGCCGGTGCTGCTGATCGACGACATCATGGGCGAGTTGGACCCGAAGCGTCGCCGCGGTCTTCTTCCTTTGCTTCGCCGCGCGCACCGCAGCCGGAGCCAGGTTTTCATGACCGTCACAAAGGAAGATTGGCCGGAAGAGCTCGGACGGGACCTCGTGCGGTGGAGCGTCGAGTCCGGGACGGTTTGTCCATTGACGCACCCTGGTTGATTGACTTAACTGAATTTCATGCGATTCACCTGGGCTCTCCTGACAAGCGTATCGCTTCTGCCGGGATGCAAACATGCCAACTCCACGGACACGGCCACGACACCGCCTTCCTGGAACAAACCCAGGCCCGCCCCGGCAAAACGAAACCAGGCCCCAAGGGCGGTCTCAGCGCCAGCCGAGAAATTCCCTCGGGTGACTCCGATCCTGGAGACGAAGGGAACCGTGAAGGCGGTCAATCCAACTTCCGGCTTTGTGGTGATCGATTTTTACCTCAGCAAACTGCCGCAAGTGGGCCAACGCATGAATCTGTACCGGCGCGGCTTGAAGGTCGGCGAGATCAAGATCTCCGGGCCGGAAATGAGCCGCTATATCGCCGCGGACATTGTCGCGGGCGAAGGGCAAGTCGGTGATGAAGCGCGGCCCGATTGAATTCTCCAACCTCTCCTGCCTCCTCTGTCTCGCGATCTTTTGATGCAGATCAAAGCGGGCGCGATCAGCGTTAAGTATCCTTGTGCCGATAACCTTGATACCCGGATTGCTTTTACAGCGATCTCCCTGAGCTGGAATTCCCCGCGATCGGGAGTGATGAATTGGGTTTATTGCAGCGTCCTGTCCCTATCGAAGCGCCGAACAACCACACACATGCACCATCCTTCCTTCTCCATTTCGTTGATCAGTCGTCCCCAAGTGAGCACTCTGGCCGCGCACCCGAATCCGATCCGTTCTCGCTCAAGACCGGCTCGCGACGACCCGAAGGCATGCCTCTGGAGACTCGTCAGACAATCGCGGCAATTCATTTGGTGCGCGACCGGGTTTTTCCTTTTCTGCCAACCGCTGGCGAGCCTGTCTGTTACTCCTATTGGGCGATGAGAGAGCGAGAAGCCTGCTCCACCAACTTGGGGGAACACAATGCTGCTATTTTGGAAGCAGAAGTCGCCGGACTGGAACCATTGAACGCCGACCAACAGAAAGCGATC from Verrucomicrobiota bacterium includes the following:
- a CDS encoding DNA replication/repair protein RecF produces the protein MHLAHLRLRDFRNYSRLDLDLSPGFHLLIGDNAQGKTNILEAIYLLATLRSFRGVGGAQITRHDQRGYFVGARVIGPDEHEIKMYWSAQQRKLSLDGRPVRKLSEYFGLLRAVVFCTEDLQLVKGAASRRRRFLDLLLAQTQPTYLPLLQRYARALRSRNALLKQRLSDPAALESFTRELVLTGNQLTRFRRELLPRFSPLARLAYLRIAAEAEELRLEYQPSVRADFAVELAQSRAREHVLRSTVVGPHRDELRLVLEDRLAAQFASEGQKRSIAIALKMAQAEYLTGIHGSAPVLLIDDIMGELDPKRRRGLLPLLRRAHRSRSQVFMTVTKEDWPEELGRDLVRWSVESGTVCPLTHPG